The following are from one region of the Hydrogenimonas sp. SS33 genome:
- a CDS encoding lysylphosphatidylglycerol synthase transmembrane domain-containing protein: MKKRERRKSNRLKFVLKIGVSVSVIAYLLYQIDFDALRALTAEVLLYIFLALLTMFGALVFMTLRWKYVLNLMKPGRYEWHRLFEYYLIGSFFNNIIPGSLGGDAVRLYYASETFHISKKLSFSAVLIERVAGLFALSLILMVSLFFNETIREKLHFGYPTIMAGIAATLLILIAARYYIGKTLPLRGMDLPVILLLSVLGQMGDILVSYQYALYYHLDLTVVNLMSIMPLVYIATVIPISLGGVGVREGVMTAGMALYGIDVPDAVMVSFLLYFTKILMGMSGWVLYVKTGKIHVKERVE, encoded by the coding sequence ATGAAAAAGAGAGAACGTCGGAAAAGCAACCGGCTGAAATTTGTTCTCAAAATCGGCGTCTCCGTTTCGGTTATCGCCTATCTGCTTTACCAAATCGACTTCGATGCGCTTCGCGCCCTCACCGCCGAGGTGCTGCTTTACATTTTTTTGGCACTGCTTACCATGTTCGGAGCTCTCGTTTTCATGACTCTGAGGTGGAAGTATGTCCTGAACCTCATGAAACCCGGCAGATATGAGTGGCACAGACTCTTCGAATATTACCTGATCGGCTCTTTTTTCAACAACATCATTCCCGGTTCACTCGGCGGAGATGCCGTGAGACTCTACTATGCGAGCGAGACTTTCCATATTTCGAAAAAACTCTCCTTTTCGGCTGTCCTGATCGAAAGAGTGGCCGGTCTTTTCGCATTGTCACTGATTCTGATGGTCTCTCTTTTCTTTAACGAAACGATCAGGGAAAAACTTCACTTCGGATATCCCACCATTATGGCCGGTATTGCCGCAACTCTTCTGATCCTCATCGCTGCCCGATATTACATAGGCAAAACCCTGCCCCTCAGGGGCATGGATCTGCCTGTTATTCTGCTGCTTTCCGTACTGGGGCAGATGGGAGACATTCTCGTAAGCTATCAATATGCTCTCTATTATCATCTAGATTTGACGGTTGTCAATCTGATGTCGATTATGCCTCTGGTCTATATCGCTACCGTCATCCCCATATCTCTCGGCGGCGTCGGGGTCCGGGAAGGGGTGATGACTGCGGGCATGGCCCTGTACGGCATTGATGTCCCCGATGCCGTCATGGTCTCTTTTCTGTTATACTTCACAAAAATCCTGATGGGAATGTCCGGCTGGGTTCTTTATGTCAAAACAGGAAAAATCCATGTCAAAGAGCGTGTGGAATGA
- the rffA gene encoding dTDP-4-amino-4,6-dideoxygalactose transaminase: MRIIDFNRPAVAGNETRYITDVIESRRLSGNGDFTRKCHAWFEERLACKRALLTPSCTDALEMASILTDIGPGDEVIMPSYTFVSTANAFVLRGAKIVFVDIRPDTMNIDETLIENALTDKTRAIVPVHYAGVGCEMETILRIASENGLYVVEDAAQGMMATYRGRPLGTLGHLGTYSFHETKNYTSGGEGGLLIVNDQRFSERAEIIREKGTDRSLFLRGMVDKYTWVDKGSSFLPGELSAAYLYAQLEKAEEILEKRMRLWRIYRHSLSSLRDKGWIELPHIPAECNHNAHMFYIKTDSSKTRSRLIRHLRNRGIEAVFHYIPLHSSKAGQRFGRFSGEDRFTTRESERLLRLPLFYDLSEDGVERVCDEIKDFYVRNR, from the coding sequence ATGCGAATAATCGATTTCAACAGGCCCGCAGTGGCAGGCAACGAAACCCGATACATCACCGATGTGATAGAAAGTCGGCGACTTTCGGGCAACGGAGATTTCACCCGCAAATGCCATGCATGGTTCGAAGAGAGACTCGCTTGCAAGAGGGCGCTTCTCACCCCATCCTGTACAGATGCCCTCGAAATGGCATCCATCCTGACCGATATAGGCCCTGGCGATGAGGTCATCATGCCCAGCTATACTTTTGTATCCACCGCCAACGCTTTTGTACTGCGTGGAGCAAAAATCGTTTTCGTCGACATACGTCCCGATACGATGAATATCGACGAGACACTTATCGAGAATGCCCTGACCGACAAAACCAGGGCAATCGTTCCGGTCCACTATGCCGGAGTCGGATGTGAAATGGAAACAATTTTGAGAATCGCTTCCGAAAACGGTCTTTACGTCGTTGAAGATGCCGCCCAGGGCATGATGGCGACCTACCGCGGCCGCCCCCTGGGAACCCTGGGGCATCTTGGAACCTACAGTTTTCATGAAACGAAAAATTACACCAGCGGAGGCGAGGGGGGACTTTTGATCGTGAACGATCAACGATTTTCCGAAAGAGCGGAAATCATTCGGGAAAAAGGGACCGACAGAAGTCTGTTTCTTCGCGGAATGGTGGACAAATATACATGGGTAGACAAAGGAAGCAGTTTTTTGCCGGGAGAACTCTCGGCGGCGTATCTGTACGCCCAACTCGAAAAGGCGGAAGAGATCCTGGAGAAGAGAATGCGTCTTTGGCGGATCTACCGGCACTCTCTCTCTTCTCTCCGTGACAAAGGGTGGATAGAACTCCCCCACATTCCCGCAGAATGCAACCACAACGCCCATATGTTCTACATCAAAACCGATTCGTCAAAGACAAGATCCCGCCTGATCCGTCACCTTCGGAACAGGGGAATCGAAGCTGTTTTTCACTACATTCCGCTACATTCCAGCAAGGCCGGTCAAAGATTCGGCAGATTTTCCGGTGAGGACCGGTTCACGACGCGGGAAAGTGAAAGATTGCTTCGGCTTCCTCTCTTCTACGATCTTTCGGAAGATGGAGTGGAAAGAGTCTGCGATGAGATCAAGGATTTCTATGTTCGGAATCGATAG
- a CDS encoding glycosyltransferase family 39 protein — protein sequence MFGIDRKIFFLFLLFTTLLIALVWTREAWIDESWFAAYAVNFIRHGTIADLNMARFTDNLPHSFFFYAYALLQAPFYALFGEHLSVGRLITVFFALTGLYGIYLNFVFYLDLKRKEAMYWVWPVAFTYYYVIAATQIRPDLISVTLVLFALAAFHMWQKEQRYRWLFLTHTLFVYALLLHLQTAYALLAFWVYFVIYHYRKRDRGRILFYSLLPYLLVLLFFVTNTHFKENLHIFYDTLLGEHNRVENRSMLHSILVKIEEGQYLRAGVRAGILVLILCNFLRFVRLRGFKTALSNPFFVTAAGSFASWILAVNSIGSYHAVWLVPSFMVMSAVTARSGVRLLRLFNLLFFAILVAASLKFAFTNITENPLRQQRQEIKYLDTKYGLSHSTLFVQRDLMWFYRFGPNVTYRLHSSRRMPEFLVFRKSTHKKKRVYLSGDEPGIRLDGKDVPYRYIDETKHLLLYRRCTDDCR from the coding sequence ATGTTCGGAATCGATAGAAAAATTTTTTTTCTTTTCCTCCTCTTTACCACACTCCTCATTGCCCTCGTCTGGACGAGGGAGGCGTGGATCGACGAATCCTGGTTTGCGGCCTATGCCGTCAATTTCATTCGCCACGGTACCATTGCGGACCTGAACATGGCCCGCTTTACGGACAACCTACCCCACAGTTTCTTTTTCTATGCCTATGCCCTGCTTCAGGCACCTTTTTACGCCCTGTTCGGCGAACATCTTTCCGTAGGACGGCTGATCACCGTATTTTTCGCACTTACGGGACTATACGGTATCTATCTCAATTTTGTTTTCTACCTGGATTTGAAGAGAAAAGAGGCCATGTACTGGGTGTGGCCTGTGGCTTTTACCTATTATTACGTAATTGCGGCCACCCAGATTCGTCCCGATTTGATCAGTGTCACACTGGTTCTCTTCGCACTCGCAGCCTTTCATATGTGGCAAAAGGAACAGAGATACCGGTGGCTTTTTCTTACCCATACCCTCTTTGTTTACGCTCTTCTCCTCCATCTTCAGACCGCCTATGCCCTGCTCGCTTTCTGGGTCTATTTCGTCATATATCACTACCGGAAGCGGGATCGCGGCCGAATCCTCTTCTACTCTCTTCTCCCCTATCTGCTGGTGTTGCTTTTTTTCGTTACAAATACCCATTTTAAAGAAAATTTGCATATTTTCTACGACACGCTGCTGGGAGAACACAACAGAGTCGAAAACCGTTCCATGCTCCACAGCATTCTGGTCAAAATAGAGGAAGGGCAATATCTCAGAGCGGGTGTAAGAGCGGGGATACTGGTACTGATTCTCTGCAATTTTCTCCGCTTTGTCCGGCTTCGTGGCTTCAAGACCGCATTGTCGAATCCGTTCTTTGTGACGGCTGCGGGCTCATTCGCCTCCTGGATTCTGGCAGTCAACTCCATCGGCTCCTATCATGCCGTCTGGCTCGTACCCTCCTTTATGGTAATGTCCGCCGTAACGGCCCGGTCGGGAGTGCGCTTGCTGCGCTTGTTCAACCTGCTGTTCTTCGCGATACTTGTTGCGGCTTCCCTGAAATTCGCTTTTACCAATATCACCGAGAACCCCCTGAGGCAACAACGTCAGGAGATCAAATATCTCGATACAAAATATGGGTTGTCCCACTCCACTCTTTTCGTCCAGCGGGACCTTATGTGGTTCTACCGGTTCGGCCCGAATGTCACATATCGGCTCCATTCATCCCGGCGCATGCCGGAATTTCTTGTTTTCCGCAAATCTACGCATAAGAAAAAGAGAGTCTACCTCTCCGGTGATGAACCGGGTATTCGCCTAGACGGCAAAGATGTACCCTACAGGTACATTGATGAAACCAAACACCTTTTGCTCTACCGACGATGTACAGACGATTGCAGATAG
- a CDS encoding YdcF family protein: MQIVFNTLLFFTLFSMAAGYLLYRNLGYLLDVSQKPRKADIIVVLGGDWSGNRVKKAYRLYKEGYSESGYIGINERSGIYLKEKNGKLYRSDREYLRGRGVPENKILSLKIPGTTIEEVRSIKELMLSHGFRSVLIVTDPPHTRRVEILANDVENFREKGLEAILVSSDPPWWKKETYFQNRQAKKYALNEAVKIPLNYIAYGILDKLHLLGIFRRYFNWLIHGIRDLYERFLIHY; encoded by the coding sequence TTGCAGATAGTTTTCAACACCCTGCTTTTTTTCACTCTCTTTTCCATGGCGGCGGGATACCTTCTCTATCGCAATCTCGGCTATCTGCTTGATGTCAGCCAGAAACCCAGAAAAGCGGACATCATCGTCGTTCTGGGGGGGGACTGGTCGGGAAACCGGGTCAAGAAAGCCTACCGTCTCTACAAAGAGGGGTATTCCGAGAGCGGCTACATCGGTATCAACGAACGCAGCGGTATCTATCTAAAAGAGAAAAACGGCAAACTCTATCGCAGTGACAGAGAGTATCTGAGAGGCCGGGGGGTTCCCGAAAATAAAATTCTTTCCCTGAAAATACCGGGCACTACCATTGAAGAGGTCAGAAGCATCAAAGAGTTGATGCTTTCACACGGTTTCCGTTCAGTGCTCATTGTTACGGACCCTCCCCACACCCGAAGGGTTGAAATTCTGGCGAATGACGTGGAAAATTTCAGAGAAAAAGGGCTCGAAGCGATACTGGTCAGCAGTGATCCGCCCTGGTGGAAAAAGGAGACATACTTCCAAAACAGGCAGGCAAAAAAATACGCGTTGAATGAAGCCGTCAAGATCCCCTTGAACTATATTGCCTACGGAATCCTGGACAAACTTCATCTACTCGGCATTTTCAGAAGATATTTCAACTGGCTGATCCACGGTATAAGAGATCTTTACGAACGTTTCCTCATTCATTACTGA
- a CDS encoding glycosyltransferase family 2 protein, translating into MKNPMISIVSPAYNEEENIPVFLKKLLPVLENLHMPYEIIFISDGSTDGTLDMMLKMKNKYADKEIRVLNFSRNFGKEAAITAGLDKSRGDLIIPIDADLQHPPQLIEKFIDKWREGYDVVLAKRKNRFREGYLKRTGASFFYKIITKISDITVPEDVGDYRLMTRKVVDAIKGLPENQRFMKGLFAWIGFKTATVEYDVRERHSGSTGFNIWKLWNLAIDGITSFSTWPLRIWTYIGMAISSMSLVYATFIIIKTLVFGVDTPGFASLMVGILMLGGIQLIGIGILGEYIGRIYMESKRRPTYIIDREY; encoded by the coding sequence ATGAAGAACCCGATGATTTCAATTGTCTCCCCCGCCTACAACGAAGAAGAGAACATACCGGTTTTTTTGAAAAAACTGCTGCCGGTTCTTGAAAATCTGCATATGCCCTACGAAATCATATTCATCAGTGACGGCAGCACGGACGGCACACTGGATATGATGCTCAAAATGAAAAACAAATATGCGGACAAGGAGATACGCGTTCTCAACTTCTCCAGAAATTTCGGAAAAGAGGCCGCCATCACGGCGGGACTGGATAAAAGCCGGGGAGACCTCATCATCCCTATAGATGCTGACCTGCAACACCCTCCGCAACTGATTGAAAAGTTTATCGACAAGTGGAGAGAAGGGTATGATGTCGTACTCGCCAAAAGAAAAAACCGGTTCAGGGAAGGTTATCTCAAAAGAACGGGAGCCTCTTTCTTCTACAAAATCATCACTAAAATTTCGGATATCACCGTGCCAGAAGATGTGGGAGACTACCGCCTGATGACAAGGAAGGTTGTCGACGCTATCAAAGGACTTCCCGAAAATCAGAGATTCATGAAAGGCCTTTTCGCCTGGATCGGTTTCAAAACCGCCACAGTGGAGTATGATGTCAGAGAACGCCACAGCGGTTCGACGGGCTTCAACATCTGGAAACTGTGGAATCTGGCAATCGACGGTATCACCAGTTTCAGTACATGGCCCCTGCGCATCTGGACCTATATCGGAATGGCAATCTCATCCATGTCGCTTGTATACGCGACATTCATTATCATCAAAACACTCGTTTTCGGTGTAGACACGCCCGGTTTCGCTTCTTTGATGGTAGGTATTCTCATGCTCGGAGGCATCCAACTGATCGGCATCGGGATTCTCGGTGAGTACATCGGGCGCATCTATATGGAATCGAAACGCCGTCCCACCTATATTATCGACCGGGAATATTGA
- a CDS encoding glycosyltransferase family 2 protein: MKLAVVLPCYNEEEILEESAGKLRSVMQKLILSGKIDADSRICFVDDGSSDGTWDIIETLHRRYPEICGIKLSRNFGHQNALLAGLFSVDADAVITIDADLQDDISVIDTMIDKYREGFKVVYGVKKSRRADSRFKRVTAEAFYRFMIFMGVKIIYNHADFRLISKEVLEHLKDFNEVNLFLRGIIPLIGFPATTVEYDLKEREKGRSKFTLRKIIGFALNGITSFSVFPLRLITYIGFLIFVATLFMTGWAFWVKYCTDDAVPGWASTVLPIYFIGGIEVLALGIIGEYIGKIYMETKSRPRFIIEKKVE, translated from the coding sequence ATGAAACTTGCCGTAGTCCTGCCTTGTTACAATGAAGAAGAAATCCTGGAAGAGAGTGCCGGAAAATTGCGTTCTGTCATGCAAAAGCTAATTCTTTCGGGAAAAATCGATGCCGACAGCAGAATCTGTTTTGTCGATGACGGCAGCAGTGACGGAACGTGGGATATCATAGAGACACTGCATAGGAGGTATCCGGAAATCTGCGGTATCAAACTTTCCCGGAACTTCGGGCATCAGAATGCACTTTTGGCAGGGCTTTTTTCCGTTGATGCCGATGCAGTCATCACCATAGATGCCGATCTGCAGGACGATATTTCAGTCATCGATACGATGATAGACAAATATCGGGAAGGTTTTAAAGTGGTCTACGGTGTCAAAAAGAGCCGCCGGGCCGACAGTAGATTCAAAAGAGTGACAGCGGAAGCTTTCTACCGGTTTATGATTTTCATGGGCGTCAAAATCATCTACAACCATGCGGACTTCAGACTGATTTCCAAAGAGGTTTTGGAGCATTTGAAAGATTTCAACGAAGTCAATCTCTTTCTCCGGGGTATCATTCCTCTCATAGGCTTTCCCGCCACGACCGTCGAATACGACCTGAAAGAGCGGGAGAAAGGAAGATCCAAATTCACCTTGAGAAAAATAATCGGCTTCGCACTCAACGGCATCACTTCATTTTCGGTATTTCCTCTGCGACTCATAACCTATATCGGTTTTCTGATATTTGTCGCTACGCTCTTTATGACCGGCTGGGCATTCTGGGTAAAATATTGTACGGATGATGCGGTGCCGGGATGGGCTTCCACGGTCCTTCCGATCTATTTTATCGGGGGAATAGAAGTTCTCGCTCTCGGAATAATCGGTGAGTATATCGGGAAAATATATATGGAAACCAAATCCCGTCCGAGATTTATCATAGAAAAAAAAGTTGAGTAA
- a CDS encoding ChbG/HpnK family deacetylase, translating to MHCSISSTAISTNSIWKGTVSYAEKTGRLIVNADDLGMSPGANSAIFRCFDAGRISHASMMGNGDYFDEAEAGLKKRGIGKIGVHLNLTYGKALTASPSLQDRNGLLNNGFVSLFLKTVADRKISADIERELEAQIVKVKNSGFEITHLDSHRHVHMIPAVYSIVVGLARKYGIPRIRHINEKLTDSLKIGGITGFFRNGGLVKFLLLKTLSAYNGQRDETDKTLKFYSILFTGAVTEEAIEKIRGSMENYEIMVHPGVPEMDFPIEFHDKNEKAYRTSPQRAGELEALLNSSLASGDFQ from the coding sequence ATGCACTGCTCGATTTCATCGACTGCAATATCGACGAACTCTATCTGGAAGGGTACCGTGTCGTACGCAGAGAAAACGGGTAGACTCATCGTCAATGCCGATGACCTCGGGATGAGTCCCGGGGCGAACAGCGCCATCTTCCGGTGCTTCGATGCCGGCAGGATCAGCCATGCGAGCATGATGGGCAACGGGGATTACTTCGACGAAGCGGAAGCGGGATTGAAGAAACGCGGTATCGGAAAAATCGGGGTCCATCTGAACCTCACCTACGGAAAAGCGTTGACCGCCTCCCCCTCTCTGCAGGACAGAAACGGACTGCTGAACAACGGGTTCGTTTCGCTGTTTCTAAAGACAGTGGCAGACAGAAAAATTTCGGCCGATATCGAACGGGAGCTGGAGGCCCAGATTGTGAAGGTCAAAAACAGCGGTTTTGAAATCACCCATCTCGACAGTCATCGTCATGTTCATATGATCCCCGCTGTCTATTCCATAGTTGTCGGACTTGCCCGGAAATATGGCATTCCGAGAATCAGGCATATCAATGAAAAATTGACGGATTCTTTGAAGATAGGCGGCATTACCGGGTTTTTCAGAAACGGCGGGCTTGTCAAATTCCTGCTTTTGAAAACTCTTTCCGCCTATAATGGACAAAGGGATGAAACAGACAAAACGCTGAAGTTTTATTCTATTCTTTTCACCGGAGCCGTCACGGAAGAAGCGATAGAAAAAATTCGTGGAAGTATGGAAAATTACGAAATCATGGTACATCCGGGAGTACCGGAGATGGATTTTCCCATAGAATTCCATGACAAAAATGAAAAAGCCTACAGAACCTCTCCACAGAGAGCCGGAGAGCTAGAAGCCCTCCTGAACTCTTCACTTGCATCGGGAGATTTTCAATGA
- a CDS encoding carbamoyltransferase C-terminal domain-containing protein, which translates to MRIIGTNFMGHDSALFYIDTEAKEIFAMSTERVTRIKHDSKDVSPILEKYRFEDVDFVCQGYGNFEEKVRTDLGPERVASAIQKKAYCDLIRPRYISDLFPDKKSKYLAYLRSFLRHPLKTLEDLDLIKPDFVERFVAAQKGKTDREVAESYIRDVFEDHGVSPKTIEFYDHHLSHAAGAYFFSPFAYERKCISLTLDGWGDGYFGKAFLFEGKDYELVSASPIRVVSGEGIDINPTHDLTSIGILYGNFTEALGLRRYSDEGKVEALAAFGEKDGAMYDAMMRATRITPEGMDYDPEAIKPFYDRKYLRETAEKMGKEKFAATIQSYLEDAVVRYVTLLGEKFPDVDALCLSGGVAANIIMNLNIYERTRFQRLYIFPPMGDEGVAAGAALLKALEAGEDLRWLKERYMPYWGNRLEKEEIEKALETFKERVAFEYMGDRWPERAAESIAEKRIVAVVQGRMEFGPRALGNRSILANPTDPAIKDRINLTVKRRPKYQPFCPSILEEERERLFQRSFPHKHMAIGFRVKEEFYDKIPSAIHVDGTARPQFVEERDNPDYYRILKEVKRRTGFGVVINTSFNLHGRTIVHTAEDALLDFIDCNIDELYLEGYRVVRRENG; encoded by the coding sequence ATGAGAATCATCGGAACCAATTTCATGGGGCACGACAGTGCCCTTTTTTACATCGATACGGAAGCGAAAGAGATCTTCGCCATGAGTACGGAGCGGGTCACGCGTATCAAACACGATAGCAAGGATGTCTCTCCCATACTGGAAAAGTACAGATTCGAAGATGTCGATTTTGTCTGTCAGGGTTACGGCAACTTCGAGGAGAAGGTGCGCACAGACCTGGGGCCGGAGAGAGTCGCTTCCGCCATTCAGAAAAAAGCCTATTGCGACCTGATCCGGCCCAGGTACATATCCGACCTGTTCCCGGACAAAAAGAGCAAATATCTTGCCTATCTTCGCTCCTTCCTCAGGCATCCCCTCAAGACGCTCGAAGACCTCGACCTCATCAAACCGGATTTTGTGGAGCGTTTCGTCGCCGCCCAAAAGGGAAAGACGGACAGAGAGGTGGCGGAAAGCTACATTCGTGACGTGTTTGAAGATCACGGCGTTTCTCCAAAGACGATAGAGTTTTACGACCACCATCTCAGTCATGCGGCGGGGGCCTATTTCTTCTCTCCTTTCGCCTATGAACGCAAATGCATCAGCCTGACGCTGGACGGCTGGGGCGACGGGTATTTCGGCAAAGCGTTCCTTTTTGAGGGGAAAGATTACGAATTGGTCTCCGCCTCTCCCATTCGTGTCGTGAGTGGGGAAGGGATCGACATCAACCCGACCCACGACCTCACGTCGATAGGCATTCTCTACGGCAATTTCACCGAAGCGCTGGGACTTCGCAGGTACAGTGACGAAGGCAAAGTGGAAGCGCTGGCGGCATTCGGGGAGAAAGACGGTGCCATGTACGATGCGATGATGCGGGCCACACGCATTACCCCTGAGGGAATGGATTACGACCCGGAGGCCATCAAGCCTTTCTACGACCGCAAATACCTTCGTGAAACGGCTGAAAAAATGGGCAAAGAGAAATTCGCCGCGACGATACAGAGCTACCTGGAGGATGCGGTGGTCCGCTATGTGACATTGCTGGGAGAGAAGTTCCCGGATGTCGATGCGCTCTGCCTCTCCGGCGGTGTCGCGGCGAATATCATCATGAATCTCAATATTTACGAACGCACGAGGTTTCAAAGGCTCTATATCTTCCCGCCTATGGGCGACGAAGGTGTCGCCGCCGGGGCGGCACTGCTCAAAGCGCTGGAAGCGGGAGAGGATCTGCGGTGGCTGAAAGAGCGGTATATGCCCTACTGGGGGAACAGGCTGGAAAAAGAGGAGATCGAAAAGGCGCTTGAAACTTTCAAAGAAAGAGTCGCGTTCGAATATATGGGGGATCGGTGGCCCGAAAGGGCGGCCGAATCCATAGCCGAAAAGAGAATTGTCGCCGTCGTGCAGGGGCGTATGGAGTTCGGGCCGCGGGCTCTGGGGAACCGGTCGATCCTTGCCAATCCGACGGACCCGGCGATCAAGGACCGCATAAACCTGACAGTCAAAAGGCGCCCCAAATACCAGCCGTTCTGCCCCTCCATCCTGGAGGAGGAAAGAGAGAGACTGTTTCAACGGAGCTTCCCCCACAAGCACATGGCGATAGGTTTCCGTGTGAAAGAGGAGTTTTACGACAAAATTCCCTCGGCCATCCATGTGGACGGTACGGCCCGTCCCCAGTTTGTCGAAGAGAGGGACAACCCCGACTACTACAGAATACTCAAAGAGGTGAAGAGGCGGACGGGTTTCGGGGTCGTCATCAACACCTCCTTCAACCTGCATGGCCGTACCATCGTCCATACGGCGGAAGATGCACTGCTCGATTTCATCGACTGCAATATCGACGAACTCTATCTGGAAGGGTACCGTGTCGTACGCAGAGAAAACGGGTAG
- a CDS encoding WbqC family protein, which translates to MKEKRVGMTQSNYIPWKGYFDYINSVDEFYFYDDVQYTKQDWRNRNLIKTPKGTEWLTVPVGSGRDRLICDVEIRDTGWQRSHWDKIKYYYKDAPHFKTYREFFEEIYLGRRWTNLSEMNQTIIKKIAVELLGIGTKFGDSRPFGLTGRKAERYIPLLKRVGCTTFVSGPSAKSYLTEEMMAKESIRLEWMSYEGYPEYPQLHPPFEHRVSILDLIFNTGPDMKKYMLTFKEEK; encoded by the coding sequence ATGAAAGAAAAAAGAGTGGGAATGACGCAGTCGAACTATATTCCGTGGAAAGGATATTTCGACTATATCAACAGTGTGGATGAATTCTACTTTTACGATGATGTCCAATACACGAAACAGGATTGGCGCAACCGCAATCTTATCAAAACTCCCAAAGGGACGGAGTGGCTCACCGTACCGGTCGGATCCGGGCGCGACCGGCTGATCTGCGACGTAGAAATCCGTGATACCGGATGGCAGAGAAGCCACTGGGACAAAATCAAATACTATTACAAAGATGCACCCCACTTCAAAACCTACCGGGAGTTTTTCGAAGAGATCTACCTTGGCAGGCGCTGGACAAATCTTTCAGAGATGAACCAGACCATTATCAAAAAAATCGCGGTCGAACTGCTCGGGATCGGGACGAAGTTCGGTGATTCGAGGCCGTTTGGATTGACCGGCCGAAAGGCGGAGCGTTACATACCCCTTTTGAAAAGGGTGGGATGTACCACATTCGTCAGCGGGCCTTCCGCCAAAAGCTACCTGACCGAGGAGATGATGGCAAAAGAGTCGATACGGCTTGAGTGGATGAGTTATGAAGGGTATCCGGAATATCCCCAGCTCCATCCCCCTTTCGAACACCGGGTGAGTATTCTCGATCTGATTTTCAATACGGGCCCCGATATGAAAAAGTATATGCTGACATTCAAAGAGGAAAAATGA
- the pseB gene encoding UDP-N-acetylglucosamine 4,6-dehydratase (inverting), translating into MFNNKNILITGGTGSFGKKYTETLLKRYKPAKIVIYSRDELKQFEMQQLFNDSCMRYFIGDVRDRERLMQAMDGIDYVIHAAALKQVPAAEYNPMECIKTNISGAENVVKAAIASEVSKVIALSTDKAANPINLYGATKLASDKLFVAANNMVGKRKTRFSVVRYGNVIGSRGSIVPFFARLLRSGAKELPITHPEMTRFIITLQQGVDFVLKNFERMQGGEIFVPKIPSIKVVDIAEAMAPGLPRKIVGIRPGEKIHEVMCPADDSHLTLEFEDHYVIKPTIQFAYESDFSVNRLGETGKPVPEGFEYNSGNNTRWLGREEFRKMAEEYL; encoded by the coding sequence ATGTTCAACAACAAAAACATACTCATTACAGGAGGAACGGGAAGTTTCGGCAAAAAATACACCGAAACGCTGCTGAAACGCTACAAACCCGCGAAGATTGTCATCTATTCCCGGGATGAACTGAAACAGTTCGAGATGCAGCAGCTTTTCAACGACAGCTGCATGCGGTATTTCATCGGAGACGTGAGAGATCGCGAGCGGCTTATGCAGGCGATGGACGGCATCGATTACGTCATCCATGCCGCGGCACTGAAGCAGGTACCCGCAGCGGAATACAACCCCATGGAGTGCATCAAAACCAACATCTCCGGGGCGGAAAATGTTGTCAAAGCGGCCATCGCCAGCGAAGTTTCGAAAGTGATCGCCCTTTCGACCGACAAAGCGGCCAATCCCATCAATCTCTACGGCGCCACCAAACTCGCCAGCGACAAACTGTTCGTAGCGGCAAACAATATGGTGGGAAAGAGAAAAACACGTTTCAGCGTCGTTCGTTACGGCAATGTCATCGGGAGCAGAGGGTCGATTGTCCCTTTCTTCGCCCGCCTTCTTCGCTCGGGAGCGAAAGAGTTGCCCATTACCCATCCCGAGATGACCCGCTTTATCATCACTCTTCAGCAGGGCGTCGACTTTGTTCTGAAAAATTTTGAACGCATGCAGGGAGGGGAGATTTTTGTTCCCAAGATTCCTTCAATCAAAGTGGTTGACATTGCCGAAGCCATGGCCCCCGGCCTGCCCCGAAAAATCGTGGGCATACGCCCGGGGGAAAAGATTCATGAAGTGATGTGCCCCGCTGACGACAGCCATCTGACCCTGGAATTCGAAGATCATTACGTCATCAAACCGACGATTCAGTTCGCCTACGAATCCGATTTTTCCGTCAACAGGCTGGGGGAGACCGGAAAACCCGTTCCGGAGGGTTTCGAATACAACTCCGGCAACAATACCCGCTGGCTCGGCAGGGAAGAGTTCCGGAAAATGGCCGAAGAGTATCTGTAG